A window of the Cygnus atratus isolate AKBS03 ecotype Queensland, Australia chromosome 4, CAtr_DNAZoo_HiC_assembly, whole genome shotgun sequence genome harbors these coding sequences:
- the DCUN1D4 gene encoding DCN1-like protein 4 isoform X1, whose product MHSDGAAVNFQLNSHLSTLANIHKIYHTLNRLNLTEDVGQDDHQTGERLSKIRRIGSLRSCSSSDCFSKVMPPRKKRRPAAGDDLSAKKSRHDGMYRKYDSTRIKAEEEVFSSKRCLEWFYEYAGTDDVVGPEGMEKFCEDIGVEPENVVMLVLAWKLDAQNMGYFTLQEWLKGMTSLQCDTTEKLRNSLDYLRSLLNEPTNFKLIYRYAFDFAREKDQRSLDINTAKCMLGLLLGKTWSLFPVFHQFLEQSKYKVINKDQWCNVLEFSRTINLDLSNYDEDGAWPVLLDEFVEWYKGKQMT is encoded by the exons aTTTTCAACTGAATTCTCACCTATCAACGCTGGCAAATATTCACAAGATTTACCACACCCTCAATAGGCTG AATCTGACAGAGGACGTTGGTCAAGACGATCACCAGACAG GAGAGAGACTTTCAAAGATACGAAGAATAG GAAGTCTCCGGTCTTGCAGTTCATCAGACTGCTTTAGTAAAGTGATGCCTccaaggaaaaagaggagacctgcagcaggagatgaTTTATCTGCTAAGAAAAGTAGACATGATGG tatgtataGAAAATATGATTCGActagaataaaagcagaagaagaaGTCTTTTCAAGTAAGAGATGCTTAGAATGGTTCTATGAATATGCAG GCACTGATGACGTTGTAGGGCCTGAAGGAATGGAGAAATTTTGTGAAGACATTGGAGTAGAACCAGAAAAT GTTGTTATGCTTGTATTAGCGTGGAAGTTGGATGCACAAAACATGGGCTACTTTACATTACAAGAATGGTTAAAAGGAATGACATCGCTACA atgtgatactacagaaaaactgagaaattcTCTGGATTACTTGAGATCTTTATTAAATGAGCCTACCaattttaaacttatttataGATATGCATTTGACTTTGCACGG GAAAAGGACCAGCGCAGCCTAGACATAAACACTGCCAAGTGTATGTTGGGCcttcttttaggaaaaacatggtctctttttccagtatttcacCAGTTTCTAGAG CAATCAAAATACAAAGTTATCAATAAGGACCAATGGTGTAATGTTCTTGAATTCAGCAGAACAATTAACCTTGACCTCAGTAATTATGATGAAGATGGAGCCT GGCCAGTATTGTTGGATGAGTTTGTGGAATGgtataaaggaaaacagatgacGTAG
- the DCUN1D4 gene encoding DCN1-like protein 4 isoform X6 yields the protein MYRKYDSTRIKAEEEVFSSKRCLEWFYEYAGTDDVVGPEGMEKFCEDIGVEPENVVMLVLAWKLDAQNMGYFTLQEWLKGMTSLQCDTTEKLRNSLDYLRSLLNEPTNFKLIYRYAFDFAREKDQRSLDINTAKCMLGLLLGKTWSLFPVFHQFLEQSKYKVINKDQWCNVLEFSRTINLDLSNYDEDGAWPVLLDEFVEWYKGKQMT from the exons atgtataGAAAATATGATTCGActagaataaaagcagaagaagaaGTCTTTTCAAGTAAGAGATGCTTAGAATGGTTCTATGAATATGCAG GCACTGATGACGTTGTAGGGCCTGAAGGAATGGAGAAATTTTGTGAAGACATTGGAGTAGAACCAGAAAAT GTTGTTATGCTTGTATTAGCGTGGAAGTTGGATGCACAAAACATGGGCTACTTTACATTACAAGAATGGTTAAAAGGAATGACATCGCTACA atgtgatactacagaaaaactgagaaattcTCTGGATTACTTGAGATCTTTATTAAATGAGCCTACCaattttaaacttatttataGATATGCATTTGACTTTGCACGG GAAAAGGACCAGCGCAGCCTAGACATAAACACTGCCAAGTGTATGTTGGGCcttcttttaggaaaaacatggtctctttttccagtatttcacCAGTTTCTAGAG CAATCAAAATACAAAGTTATCAATAAGGACCAATGGTGTAATGTTCTTGAATTCAGCAGAACAATTAACCTTGACCTCAGTAATTATGATGAAGATGGAGCCT GGCCAGTATTGTTGGATGAGTTTGTGGAATGgtataaaggaaaacagatgacGTAG
- the DCUN1D4 gene encoding DCN1-like protein 4 isoform X5, with protein MPPRKKRRPAAGDDLSAKKSRHDGMYRKYDSTRIKAEEEVFSSKRCLEWFYEYAGTDDVVGPEGMEKFCEDIGVEPENVVMLVLAWKLDAQNMGYFTLQEWLKGMTSLQCDTTEKLRNSLDYLRSLLNEPTNFKLIYRYAFDFAREKDQRSLDINTAKCMLGLLLGKTWSLFPVFHQFLEQSKYKVINKDQWCNVLEFSRTINLDLSNYDEDGAWPVLLDEFVEWYKGKQMT; from the exons ATGCCTccaaggaaaaagaggagacctgcagcaggagatgaTTTATCTGCTAAGAAAAGTAGACATGATGG tatgtataGAAAATATGATTCGActagaataaaagcagaagaagaaGTCTTTTCAAGTAAGAGATGCTTAGAATGGTTCTATGAATATGCAG GCACTGATGACGTTGTAGGGCCTGAAGGAATGGAGAAATTTTGTGAAGACATTGGAGTAGAACCAGAAAAT GTTGTTATGCTTGTATTAGCGTGGAAGTTGGATGCACAAAACATGGGCTACTTTACATTACAAGAATGGTTAAAAGGAATGACATCGCTACA atgtgatactacagaaaaactgagaaattcTCTGGATTACTTGAGATCTTTATTAAATGAGCCTACCaattttaaacttatttataGATATGCATTTGACTTTGCACGG GAAAAGGACCAGCGCAGCCTAGACATAAACACTGCCAAGTGTATGTTGGGCcttcttttaggaaaaacatggtctctttttccagtatttcacCAGTTTCTAGAG CAATCAAAATACAAAGTTATCAATAAGGACCAATGGTGTAATGTTCTTGAATTCAGCAGAACAATTAACCTTGACCTCAGTAATTATGATGAAGATGGAGCCT GGCCAGTATTGTTGGATGAGTTTGTGGAATGgtataaaggaaaacagatgacGTAG
- the DCUN1D4 gene encoding DCN1-like protein 4 isoform X2: MHSDGAAVNFQLNSHLSTLANIHKIYHTLNRLNLTEDVGQDDHQTGSLRSCSSSDCFSKVMPPRKKRRPAAGDDLSAKKSRHDGMYRKYDSTRIKAEEEVFSSKRCLEWFYEYAGTDDVVGPEGMEKFCEDIGVEPENVVMLVLAWKLDAQNMGYFTLQEWLKGMTSLQCDTTEKLRNSLDYLRSLLNEPTNFKLIYRYAFDFAREKDQRSLDINTAKCMLGLLLGKTWSLFPVFHQFLEQSKYKVINKDQWCNVLEFSRTINLDLSNYDEDGAWPVLLDEFVEWYKGKQMT; encoded by the exons aTTTTCAACTGAATTCTCACCTATCAACGCTGGCAAATATTCACAAGATTTACCACACCCTCAATAGGCTG AATCTGACAGAGGACGTTGGTCAAGACGATCACCAGACAG GAAGTCTCCGGTCTTGCAGTTCATCAGACTGCTTTAGTAAAGTGATGCCTccaaggaaaaagaggagacctgcagcaggagatgaTTTATCTGCTAAGAAAAGTAGACATGATGG tatgtataGAAAATATGATTCGActagaataaaagcagaagaagaaGTCTTTTCAAGTAAGAGATGCTTAGAATGGTTCTATGAATATGCAG GCACTGATGACGTTGTAGGGCCTGAAGGAATGGAGAAATTTTGTGAAGACATTGGAGTAGAACCAGAAAAT GTTGTTATGCTTGTATTAGCGTGGAAGTTGGATGCACAAAACATGGGCTACTTTACATTACAAGAATGGTTAAAAGGAATGACATCGCTACA atgtgatactacagaaaaactgagaaattcTCTGGATTACTTGAGATCTTTATTAAATGAGCCTACCaattttaaacttatttataGATATGCATTTGACTTTGCACGG GAAAAGGACCAGCGCAGCCTAGACATAAACACTGCCAAGTGTATGTTGGGCcttcttttaggaaaaacatggtctctttttccagtatttcacCAGTTTCTAGAG CAATCAAAATACAAAGTTATCAATAAGGACCAATGGTGTAATGTTCTTGAATTCAGCAGAACAATTAACCTTGACCTCAGTAATTATGATGAAGATGGAGCCT GGCCAGTATTGTTGGATGAGTTTGTGGAATGgtataaaggaaaacagatgacGTAG
- the DCUN1D4 gene encoding DCN1-like protein 4 isoform X3, whose product MHSDGAAVNFQLNSHLSTLANIHKIYHTLNRLNLTEDVGQDDHQTGERLSKIRRIGSLRSCSSSDCFSKVMPPRKKRRPAAGDDLSAKKSRHDGMYRKYDSTRIKAEEEVFSSKRCLEWFYEYAGTDDVVGPEGMEKFCEDIGVEPENVVMLVLAWKLDAQNMGYFTLQEWLKGMTSLQCDTTEKLRNSLDYLRSLLNEPTNFKLIYRYAFDFAREKDQRSLDINTAKCMLGLLLGKTWSLFPVFHQFLEGQYCWMSLWNGIKENR is encoded by the exons aTTTTCAACTGAATTCTCACCTATCAACGCTGGCAAATATTCACAAGATTTACCACACCCTCAATAGGCTG AATCTGACAGAGGACGTTGGTCAAGACGATCACCAGACAG GAGAGAGACTTTCAAAGATACGAAGAATAG GAAGTCTCCGGTCTTGCAGTTCATCAGACTGCTTTAGTAAAGTGATGCCTccaaggaaaaagaggagacctgcagcaggagatgaTTTATCTGCTAAGAAAAGTAGACATGATGG tatgtataGAAAATATGATTCGActagaataaaagcagaagaagaaGTCTTTTCAAGTAAGAGATGCTTAGAATGGTTCTATGAATATGCAG GCACTGATGACGTTGTAGGGCCTGAAGGAATGGAGAAATTTTGTGAAGACATTGGAGTAGAACCAGAAAAT GTTGTTATGCTTGTATTAGCGTGGAAGTTGGATGCACAAAACATGGGCTACTTTACATTACAAGAATGGTTAAAAGGAATGACATCGCTACA atgtgatactacagaaaaactgagaaattcTCTGGATTACTTGAGATCTTTATTAAATGAGCCTACCaattttaaacttatttataGATATGCATTTGACTTTGCACGG GAAAAGGACCAGCGCAGCCTAGACATAAACACTGCCAAGTGTATGTTGGGCcttcttttaggaaaaacatggtctctttttccagtatttcacCAGTTTCTAGAG GGCCAGTATTGTTGGATGAGTTTGTGGAATGgtataaaggaaaacagatga
- the DCUN1D4 gene encoding DCN1-like protein 4 isoform X4, protein MHSDGAAVNFQLNSHLSTLANIHKIYHTLNRLNLTEDVGQDDHQTGSLRSCSSSDCFSKVMPPRKKRRPAAGDDLSAKKSRHDGMYRKYDSTRIKAEEEVFSSKRCLEWFYEYAGTDDVVGPEGMEKFCEDIGVEPENVVMLVLAWKLDAQNMGYFTLQEWLKGMTSLQCDTTEKLRNSLDYLRSLLNEPTNFKLIYRYAFDFAREKDQRSLDINTAKCMLGLLLGKTWSLFPVFHQFLEGQYCWMSLWNGIKENR, encoded by the exons aTTTTCAACTGAATTCTCACCTATCAACGCTGGCAAATATTCACAAGATTTACCACACCCTCAATAGGCTG AATCTGACAGAGGACGTTGGTCAAGACGATCACCAGACAG GAAGTCTCCGGTCTTGCAGTTCATCAGACTGCTTTAGTAAAGTGATGCCTccaaggaaaaagaggagacctgcagcaggagatgaTTTATCTGCTAAGAAAAGTAGACATGATGG tatgtataGAAAATATGATTCGActagaataaaagcagaagaagaaGTCTTTTCAAGTAAGAGATGCTTAGAATGGTTCTATGAATATGCAG GCACTGATGACGTTGTAGGGCCTGAAGGAATGGAGAAATTTTGTGAAGACATTGGAGTAGAACCAGAAAAT GTTGTTATGCTTGTATTAGCGTGGAAGTTGGATGCACAAAACATGGGCTACTTTACATTACAAGAATGGTTAAAAGGAATGACATCGCTACA atgtgatactacagaaaaactgagaaattcTCTGGATTACTTGAGATCTTTATTAAATGAGCCTACCaattttaaacttatttataGATATGCATTTGACTTTGCACGG GAAAAGGACCAGCGCAGCCTAGACATAAACACTGCCAAGTGTATGTTGGGCcttcttttaggaaaaacatggtctctttttccagtatttcacCAGTTTCTAGAG GGCCAGTATTGTTGGATGAGTTTGTGGAATGgtataaaggaaaacagatga